A window of Ipomoea triloba cultivar NCNSP0323 chromosome 2, ASM357664v1 contains these coding sequences:
- the LOC116011245 gene encoding glutamate receptor 3.2-like, protein MKWIVVTSLLLIGRVICREDGDDVNIGAIFSFGTTNGQVARIAMSAAVKDINSDPTILGGRKLNLYMHDSNYSGFLGIVGAMKFLETDTVAIIGPQSSVMAHVLSHFANELHVPFLSFTALDPTISPLQYPYFIQTAPNDLFLMTAVADMVSYFGYSEVTAVFSDDDQGRNSITALGDKLYERRCKISYRAILPPDPSATRQDIKDELMRVRLMESRVIVVHTLSLTGILVFEVARDLGMMTGEYVWIATSWLSTFLDSSLAPISTRVAKTMQGVLTLRPYIPDSKKKRDFSSRWSQLSNGSVGLNPYGLYAYDTVWMIARAVKQLLNDGGVISFSDDSRMNSFRGGALNLDALSIFDGGEQLLNNILKTNMTGVTGALGFNVADRSIIHPSFEILNVFWNGKKLYREIGYWSNYSGLSVVPPETLYSKPPNRSSSAQRLHGGVIVWPGQTTVQPRGWVFPNNGRQLRIGVPNRVSYRDFVSQDYNDNGDVVISGFCIDVFLAAIKLLPYAVPHQFVLFGDGHKNPSYSEFVNMITSNAFDAVVGDIAIVTNRTKIVDFTQPYIESGLVVVVPISKPKSSAWAFLRPFTPLMWGVTAAFFLFVGAVVWILEHRTNDEFRGPPKQQFITILWFSFSTMFFAHRENTVSTLGRMVLIIWLFVVLILTSSYTASLTSILTVQQLSSPIRGLESLAISGERIGFQVGSFAESYLKEEINIAKSRLVALGSPEEYADALQNGSVAAVIDERPYIDVFLSKYCGMFQIVGQEFTRSGWGFAFPRDSPLAIDMSTAILALSENGELETLRERWVYRRRGDCEWAGSGSVDQLQLSSFWGLFLICGVTCLLALLIYFCSLSRQFNKHYPQLSGYPHTNPPSRIRTFLTFVDEREEVSKNKFKRKRIETTTTATENGD, encoded by the exons ATGAAATGGATAGTTGTCACATCTCTGCTCCTTATTGGAAGGGTAATTTGCAGAGAAGATGGTGATGATGTGAACATTGGAGCCATTTTTTCATTTGGGACAACTAATGGGCAAGTAGCGAGAATTGCAATGTCTGCTGCAGTGAAAGATATCAATTCTGACCCAACTATCCTTGGAGGAAGAAAGCTCAATCTCTATATGCACGATTCGAATTACAGCGGATTCCTTGGAATTGTGGGAG CAATGAAGTTCCTGGAGACTGATACAGTAGCTATCATTGGCCCCCAGAGCTCTGTAATGGCCCATGTGCTTTCCCATTTCGCAAATGAACTCCATGTCCCGTTTCTATCCTTCACGGCCTTGGATCCCACTATCTCCCCTCTGCAGTATCCCTATTTCATTCAAACCGCGCCCAATGATCTGTTCCTCATGACCGCTGTGGCGGATATGGTTAGTTACTTTGGTTATAGTGAGGTGACTGCCGTCTTCTCTGATGATGATCAAGGCCGGAATAGCATCACGGCTCTGGGGGATAAGCTTTACGAGAGGCGGTGTAAGATTTCTTACAGGGCGATACTCCCACCTGACCCCTCGGCCACTCGCCAGGACATTAAGGATGAACTGATGAGGGTGAGGTTGATGGAGAGCCGAGTAATTGTTGTGCATACATTATCCTTAACGGGTATTCTTGTGTTTGAAGTGGCCCGGGATCTTGGGATGATGACAGGTGAATATGTTTGGATTGCCACTTCTTGGCTTTCCACTTTCTTGGACTCTTCTTTAGCTCCAATTTCCACCCGAGTTGCCAAAACTATGCAGGGGGTCCTTACTCTCCGCCCTTACATACCAGATTCCAAGAAGAAAAGGGATTTTTCTTCCCGGTGGAGCCAATTAAGCAATGGCTCTGTTGGGTTGAATCCTTACGGTCTATACGCTTACGACACGGTTTGGATGATCGCCCGGGCTGTCAAACAGTTGCTCAACGATGGCGGGGTTATCTCCTTCTCTGATGATTCCAGGATGAACAGCTTTAGGGGAGGGGCACTAAACCTTGATGCCCTAAGCATCTTTGATGGTGGGGAGCAGCTGCTAAACAACATTCTCAAGACTAATATGACAGGCGTAACGGGGGCTCTGGGGTTTAACGTTGCAGATAGGTCTATAATACATCCCTCTTTTGAGATCCTTAATGTTTTTTGGAATGGGAAAAAGTTATATAGGGAGATAGGGTACTGGTCTAACTATTCAGGGCTGTCTGTTGTGCCCCCTGAGACTCTTTATAGCAAGCCGCCTAACCGTTCTAGTTCGGCCCAGCGTTTGCATGGCGGGGTAATTGTGTGGCCAGGACAGACCACAGTTCAGCCGCGTGGGTGGGTTTTTCCCAACAATGGGAGACAGCTAAGGATTGGAGTGCCCAACAGAGTTAGTTATAGGGATTTTGTTTCTCAGGATTATAATGATAATGGCGATGTAGTCATTAGCGGATTTTGCATTGATGTTTTTCTTGCCGCCATCAAGTTGCTCCCATATGCTGTGCCACACCAGTTCGTCCTGTTTGGGGATGGGCACAAGAACCCGAGCTATAGTGAGTTTGTAAATATGATCACATCtaat GCATTCGATGCAGTTGTTGGTGACATTGCAATTGTGACAAACCGTACAAAGATTGTGGATTTCACACAGCCATACATAGAGTCAGGGCTAGTGGTAGTGGTACCTATCAGCAAGCCCAAGTCTAGCGCTTGGGCTTTCTTGCGCCCATTCACTCCATTAATGTGGGGAGTCACAGCagcctttttcctttttgtggGAGCTGTGGTATGGATTCTAGAGCATAGAACAAATGATGAATTCCGAGGTCCACCCAAGCAACAATTCATCACCATTCTATG GTTTAGCTTCTCAACCATGTTCTTTGCCCATA GGGAAAATACAGTGAGCACTCTGGGTCGTATGGTCCTAATCATTTGGCTCTTTGTGGTTTTGATACTGACTTCAAGCTATACTGCGAGTTTGACATCAATCCTAACAGTGCAACAGTTGTCTTCCCCCATCAGAGGCCTTGAATCCTTGGCAATAAGCGGTGAGCGAATTGGGTTTCAGGTGGGATCTTTTGCTGAGAGCTAtttgaaagaagaaatcaaCATTGCCAAATCAAGGCTAGTTGCGCTGGGCTCGCCTGAAGAATATGCAGATGCCCTTCAAAACGGATCTGTGGCGGCCGTGATTGATGAACGCCCGTATATTGATGTGTTTCTTTCCAAGTATTGTGGAATGTTTCAGATCGTGGGTCAAGAGTTCACCAGAAGTGGCTGGGGATTT GCTTTTCCCAGGGACTCTCCATTAGCCATCGACATGTCAACTGCCATACTTGCGTTGTCAGAGAACGGAGAGCTTGAGACGCTGCGGGAGAGATGGGTGTATAGAAGAAGGGGGGACTGTGAATGGGCAGGGTCAGGGAGCGTTGACCAACTCCAATTGAGTAGCTTTTGGGGTCTATTCCTCATCTGTGGAGTTACGTGCTTGCTGGCTCTCCTCATTTACTTCTGCTCACTATCCCGCCAATTCAACAAACATTATCCTCAACTCTCCGGCTATCCTCACACTAACCCGCCCTCGCGTATTAGAACCTTCTTAACTTTTGTAGATGAGAGGGAGGAGGTCTCCAAGAACAAGTTCAAAAGAAAACGCATCGAAACAACAACCACAGCTACTGAAAATGGGGATTAG
- the LOC116009895 gene encoding ABC transporter C family member 3-like, translating into METTLSISGMLGFLQSYPFSLSLVGGHGHPLLSPAFLRAISASLHLVLLLLLFVTWLFKKMKSCPDKNAGHMQKQRCLYFKPVLLSSLGLSLFSLVLCFLSLFCWYRNGWSDEKVLFLLDVVIKTISWCVISLLLHTQLNSGEVKYPLVLRVWWGCFFLQSCYCLAVDIVYCKKNGNLPTQFWISDIVSSVLGLFFCLVCFFGRREGGDELLRQPLLNDSARNVAEVKKNSGDETVTPYATANIFSKLTFSWMSPLISSGNKKTLDLEDIPQLAGFDSVRGSFPIFKDRLESSSEGSTKLTTFMLVKALVFTAWKDILLSGFYAGSYTLASYVGPYLIDAFVQFLNGNQEYRNQGYVLVSIFFVAKVVECLSMRHWFFKVQQAGYRARAALVAKVYNKGLTLSCHSKQSHTSGEIINFMTVDAERIGDFGWYMHDPWMVLVQIGLALIILYKSLGLASIAAFVATVMVMLANLPLGKLQEKFQDKLMKSKDSRMKATSEVLRNMRILKLQAWEMKFLSKILELRNTEAGWLKKYVYTASMTTFVFWIAPTFVSVTTFVAASIMGIPLESGKILSALATFRILQESIYNLPDTISMIAQTKVSLDRIASFLSLDDLQPDVIEKLPRSSSDVAIEIVDGNFSWDESSPTPFLKDINLKVHNGMRVAICGTVGSGKSSLLTCILGEMPKISGSIKISGTKAYVSQSPWIPSGKIEENILFGKKMEREKYDRVLEACSLKKDLEILSFGDQTVIGERGINLSGGQKQRIQIARALYQDADIYLFDDPFSAVDAHTGTHLFNECILGLLGSKTVIYVTHQVEFLPAADLIFVMKDGRVTQAGKYNDILKLGSDFMELVSAHREALSAIDYFGGRQAVTSEDSSDLTGIISTQKEEATDGQNGKSNNAMEPKGQLVQEEEREKGSVSLSVYWKYITTAYGGALVPFILLAQILFQALQIGSNYWMAWATPVSETEAPPVGSSTLIIVYVALAIGSSFCILGRSLLLVTAGYKTAAQLFHKMHLCLFRAPMSFFDATPSGRILNRASTDQSAVDLNIPFQIGAFAFTIIQLFSIIAVMSQIAWQVFIVFIPVIAICIYIEQYYIPSARELARLCGVCKSPVIQHFAETLSGSTTIRSFDQEARFRDLSMKLIDGYNRPKFHTAGAMEWLCFRLDILSLITFSFSLVFLISIPVGTIDASVAGLAVTYGLNLNMLQAWVVWNLCSLENKIISVERILQYSSLPSEPPLVIESNRPNPDWPSNGEVDISNIQVRYAPHMPLVLRGITCTLFGGKKTGVVGRTGSGKSTLIQTFFRIVEPAAGEIRVDGVSISSIGLHDLRSRLSIIPQDPTMFEGTVRSNLDPLEEYTDEQIWEALDKCQLGDEVRRKEGKLDSAVTENGENWSVGQRQLVCLGRVLLKKTKILVLDEATASVDTATDNLIQETLKEHFSDSTVITIAHRITSVVDSDMVLLLDHGLIAEYDTPANLLENRSSLFAKLVAEYSTRSSSRHENLSQE; encoded by the exons ATGGAAACTACACTATCTATATCGGGCATGCTTGGGTTTCTGCAATCTTACCCATTTTCTTTGAGTCTTGTAGGAGGCCATGGCCATCCTCTCCTCAGCCCGGCTTTCCTTCGTGCCATCTCTGCTTCACTGCACCTGGTTTTGTTGCTCCTGCTCTTTGTAACTTGGTTgttcaagaaaatgaaaagttgCCCAGATAAAAACGCTGGTCATATGCAAAAACAGAGGTGCTTGTATTTCAAACCAGTCCTTCTCTCTTCTTTGGGTCTCTCACTTTTCAGTCTTGTTCTCTGTTTCTTGAGTCTGTTTTGTTGGTATAGAAATGGTTGGTCTGATGAAAAAGTTCTATTCCTTTTGGATGTCGTGATAAAAACCATTTCTTGGTGTGTAATCTCCCTTTTATTGCACACCCAATTGAATTCAGGTGAAGTTAAGTATCCTCTTGTTTTGAGAGTGTGGTGGGGTTGTTTCTTCCTTCAGTCTTGTTATTGCCTAGCAGTAGACATTGTTTATTGCAAAAAGAATGGAAATTTGCCTACCCAATTTTGGATTTCTGACATAGTTTCCTCTGTCTTAGGCTTATTCTTCTGTTTGGTATGCTTTTTTGGTAGAAGAGAGGGTGGTGATGAGCTTCTTAGGCAACCCCTATTAAATGATAGTGCTAGAAATGTTGCAGAAGTGAAAAAGAATTCTGGAGATGAAACTGTTACTCCTTATGCCACTGCCAACATTTTTAGTAAACTTACTTTCTCTTGGATGAGTCCTCTAATTTCTAGTGGCAACAAGAAAACATTGGACCTTGAGGATATCCCTCAGCTGGCTGGTTTTGATAGTGTTAGAGGGTCTTTTCCAATCTTTAAAGATAGGCTAGAATCTTCTAGTGAGGGGAGTACTAAATTAACTACTTTCATGCTTGTGAAAGCTTTGGTTTTCACAGCATGGAAGGATATTCTCTTATCTGGCTTCTATGCTGGCTCTTACACATTGGCTTCATATGTTGGACCTTACCTCATTGATGCCTTTGTTCAATTCCTCAATGGAAATCAAGAATATAGAAACCAAGGCTACGTCTTGGTTTCTATATTCTTTGTTGCAAAGGTTGTTGAGTGCTTGTCGATGAGGCACTGGTTCTTCAAGGTGCAGCAGGCAGGCTACAGGGCACGGGCAGCACTGGTTGCCAAAGTCTACAATAAAGGCTTGACCCTTTCATGCCATTCAAAGCAGAGCCACACTAGTGGGGAGATAATCAATTTTATGACTGTAGATGCCGAGAGGATTGGTGACTTTGGTTGGTACATGCATGACCCTTGGATGGTACTTGTCCAAATTGGTCTTGCATTGATAATTCTCTACAAGAGTCTTGGGCTTGCTTCAATTGCAGCTTTCGTTGCTACTGTTATGGTGATGTTGGCAAACCTCCCTTTGGGGAAATTGCAAGAGAAATTCCAAGACAAACTTATGAAATCAAAGGATAGTAGGATGAAGGCAACATCTGAAGTCTTGAGGAACATGAGAATCCTCAAACTTCAAGCTTGGGAGATGAAATTTTTGTCCAAAATCCTTGAGCTCAGAAATACTGAGGCAGGATGGTTGAAAAAATATGTTTACACTGCATCTATGACTACTTTTGTCTTTTGGATTGCCCCTACTTTTGTGTCAGTAACTACATTTGTTGCTGCATCGATTATGGGTATCCCACTTGAATCAGGAAAAATACTATCTGCACTTGCCACGTTTAGAATACTTCAGGAGTCTATTTATAATCTTCCAGATACAATTTCAATGATTGCTCAGACTAAAGTTTCCCTTGATCGAATCGCATCATTTCTTTCCCTTGATGACCTCCAACCGGATGTCATAGAGAAGCTTCCAAGAAGCAGTTCTGATGTAGCAATTGAGATTGTTGATGGCAATTTCAGTTGGGATGAATCCTCTCCTACACCATTTCTCAAGGACATTAATCTTAAGGTTCATAATGGCATGAGAGTTGCCATTTGTGGTACTGTTGGTTCAGGAAAGTCAAGTTTGCTAACTTGCATTTTGGGAGAAATGCCCAAAATATCAGGAAGCATTAAGATCAGCGGGACAAAGGCCTATGTTTCTCAGTCACCCTGGATACCGAGTGGGAAAATAGAAGAGAATATATTGTTTGGTAAGAAGATGGAAAGAGAGAAGTATGATAGAGTTCTTGAAGCATGTTCCTTAAAGAAAGACCTGGAAATTCTCTCCTTTGGTGATCAAACAGTCATAGGCGAGAGAGGTATCAACTTGAGTGGCGGGCAGAAGCAAAGAATACAGATTGCACGTGCTTTATACCAGGATGCTGACATTTATCTGTTTGATGATCCATTCAGTGCAGTGGATGCTCATACAGGAACCCATCTCTTCAAT GAATGCATATTGGGGCTTCTGGGCTCAAAAACAGTCATATATGTTACGCATCAAGTAGAGTTTTTACCTGCTGCGGATTTGATCTTT GTTATGAAAGATGGAAGGGTTACACAGGCTGGAAAATACAATGACATTCTCAAATTGGGTAGTGACTTTATGGAACTTGTGAGTGCTCACAGAGAAGCTTTATCAGCAATAGATTACTTTGGGGGAAGACAGGCAGTCACAAGTGAAGACAGTAGTGACTTGACCGGTATTATCAGTACTCAGAAAGAAGAAGCTACTGATGGTCAAAATGGTAAATCTAATAATGCTATGGAACCAAAGGGCCAACTTGTCCAGGAAGAGGAAAGAGAGAAAGGCAGTGTTAGTTTGTCAGTTTATTGGAAATATATCACTACAGCATATGGAGGTGCCCTAGTGCCCTTCATATTGTTGGCACAAATACTCTTTCAGGCACTTCAAATTGGAAGCAATTATTGGATGGCTTGGGCCACTCCCGTGTCTGAAACTGAGGCACCTCCAGTTGGTAGCTCGACGCTCATTATTGTGTATGTTGCTCTAGCAATTGGGAGTTCTTTTTGCATCCTCGGCAGATCCTTGTTGCTTGTGACCGCTGGATACAAGACAGCGGCTCAACTATTTCATAAAATGCATCTGTGCCTTTTCCGTGCTCCAATGTCTTTCTTCGATGCCACACCCAGTGGGCGTATTCTAAATAGA GCATCCACAGACCAGAGTGCAGTTGATCTGAACATTCCATTCCAAATTGGAGCTTTTGCCTTCACAATAATTCAGCTTTTCAGTATCATTGCAGTAATGTCTCAAATTGCATGGCAGGTTTTCATTGTCTTTATTCCGGTGATTGCGATTTGCATCTATATAGAG caATATTACATACCTTCTGCACGAGAATTGGCAAGGTTATGTGGAGTTTGTAAGTCTCCAGTCATACAACACTTTGCTGAGACTCTATCAGGATCAACTACAATTAGAAGTTTTGACCAAGAAGCCAGATTTCGCGATTTGAGTATGAAACTGATAGACGGCTATAATAGGCCAAAGTTTCACACTGCCGGTGCTATGGAGTGGCTTTGCTTTCGCTTGGATATTTTGTCTTTGATCACTTTCTCCTTTTCGTTGGTGTTCTTGATCTCTATTCCTGTTGGAACTATAGATGCGA GTGTTGCTGGTTTAGCTGTGACATATGGGCTTAATCTCAACATGTTACAAGCTTGGGTTGTATGGAATCTTTGCAGTCTGGAGAATAAGATTATTTCGGTTGAAAGAATACTTCAATATAGTTCTCTCCCAAGTGAGCCCCCTCTTGTTATTGAATCTAACAGGCCTAACCCTGATTGGCCATCAAATGGAGAGGTTGATATCAGCAATATCCAG GTCCGATATGCTCCTCATATGCCTCTTGTTTTACGAGGCATCACATGCACTTTGTTTGGAGGGAAGAAGACCGGTGTAGTTGGTAGGACGGGCAGTGGTAAATCGACTCTTATACAGACCTTCTTCCGTATTGTTGAACCAGCTGCTGGAGAAATACGTGTAGATGGTGTCAGTATATCGTCGATTGGACTGCATGATTTGCGGTCTAGATTGAGCATTATTCCACAAGATCCAACCATGTTTGAGGGCACAGTTCGTAGCAATCTGGATCCACTTGAAGAGTACACAGATGAACAAATTTGGGAG GCTCTTGATAAGTGCCAATTGGGAGACGAAGTTAGAAGAAAGGAAGGCAAACTCGATTCTGCAG TTACCGAGAATGGAGAGAATTGGAGCGTTGGCCAAAGGCAGCTCGTTTGTCTTGGTCGTGTGCTACTGAAGAAAACCAAGATTTTGGTACTTGACGAGGCAACAGCATCAGTTGACACCGCAACAGATAATCTGATCCAAGAAACTCTAAAGGAACACTTCTCAGACTCCACTGTCATAACCATTGCACATCGGATAACTTCTGTGGTCGACAGTGACATGGTTCTGCTATTAGATCACG GCCTGATTGCTGAATATGATACTCCTGCAAATTTGCTGGAAAACAGATCCTCATTGTTTGCCAAGCTTGTAGCAGAATATAGCACGCGATCAAGTTCTCGCCACGAAAATTTATCTCAAGAATAG